The following DNA comes from bacterium.
GATGTAAAAACAGACTTTGCCTTTAAAAAGGTATTTGGAAGCAAACAATCAAAAGATATACTTATAAACTTTATAAACTCAGTGGTTAAATTCAAAGATGGAAGCATTATTGAAGATTTAACCATAGTTGACCCATATCAGATACCGTTACTTAAAGGGATGAAGGATACCTATGTTGATGTCAAGGCAATATTATCAGATGGTAGTGGCGTAATTATTGAGATGCAGATATTAAATTATGAAGGATTAGAAAAAAGGATTCTCTACAATGCGGCGAAGGCATATTCTACGCAACTTTTATGTGGTGATGAATTTTATCTATTAAACCCGATAATTGCTATCACTATTACTGATTTTGAGATGTTTAGTGAGTGGACAAAGGTCATCAGTTACTTCAGATTGATAGAGAAGGATGAGTTAGTTGAATATAGTGGAGATATTGAATTAATCTTCATTGAGTTACCAAAATTCAAGAAGGAAGAAAGTGAATTAAGTGATTGGACGGATAAATGGATATATTTTATAAAAAATGCGGGTAAGCTAAATTACATACCCAAAACACTGGGGATGAGTAAAGAGATAAAGAAGGCATTTGAGATAGCCAATCAAGCAAGTCTGAGTGCTAAAGAATTAGAGATACAGCATAAAAGGAAAGATTTCATCTATATTCAAAAGGCATCGATTTCTTATGCCGAAAAGAAAGGATTAAAACAAGGATTACAACAAGGGTTAGAACAAGGAATTCAACAAGGAATTCAACAAGGATTACAACAAGGATTACAACAAGGATTACAACAAGGCGAATATAGGAAGGCAATAGAGACAGCTAAATCGATGTATAAAAAAGGGTTTAAATTGGAGATGATTGCTGAGATAACAGGACTTTCAGACGAGGAGATAAATAGGGTTGTAAGAGTAGCGAATTAGCGATTAGCAAATATTAATTTATCTGTAATTATTCAGCCACTGATGGAGACGGATTAACACGGATGGTGTCTTAATCTAGCATAAAGGTTGAAATAGTGTAAGAAAAAGAGATATGGGATTATGGAGATAAGGAGATAAATTCATTCTAAAATTTTGGAAATTACAATGAATAATCTCTCCCTTTATCTCCTTATCCCCTTTTGGACACCAAATCTACATAGATTTCACTATTAGAGTTATTTTTAGACACCACCAAAAAATCAGTGTTTTATCCGTGTCCATCCGTGGCTGAATAGTTACCCAATTTTTTTGTAGTTATCCTTATCAAGGCATAAAGGATATCCAGAGGAAGATGAAACTCAGCAGTAGAATCTAAAAGAATAGACATACCTGGTTCAAATTCATCATCACCTGTCCAAATGAGATAAAGAAGCGGAATGCGAGGAAGAGGAAAGAGGATAATAGATTTGTCTCCATAAGAGGCAGGTTTTGCACCTAATTTTACACCTACTTCAAAAAGTCTATTTGGAGCGTGACCAAATTTTTCTAAAAAAATTGAGTCTTCGAGGGAATGTGTTCCGGTAAAGAATAAATAACCACTTTTAAGGTCTCGCGGACTTACCCACTTATTCGACAAATTTATCTCCTTTGCCTGGGTAAGATAAGTGAGTAAGACGAGTGCAAGGTCAAAATTAATCTTTGAAGATGGAGATGAAGGTATATTAATTTTCATGGTCTGCAATTCAATTTGATACAAATCTTTGAGAAATTCAATTAAATATTTACCCTCTTTAAACTCAACCTGTGCCCTTTTACAGACCAAAGAATGTTCCATTTCTAATAATCTATTCCAGGCAACATCTAAACCATTCATTTATCACCTCAGTAAATAGTTACCCCAAATCTTTACCTCTCAACCATTCTCTCAATTATATCCAACAAACCTTTTTGGTCAAAGCCGGATTTAATGATGTATGCATGGGCACCAACTTCAATCCCTCTTTTCCTATCTTCATCTTTTTCTTCAGAAGTAACCATAATAACAGGAATATCTTTACATTTTTCGTCTTTTTTTATAGCGGCAGTTAATTCAAATCCATTCATTCCTGGCATAGTAATATCGGTAATGACTAAATCATATCTTTTTTGTTTGATTTTTCCTAATGCTTGTAATCCATCAATTGCCATTTCGACATTATAGCCCACTGATTCTAAGATATTTTTTTCAAGTTCGCGGGTCGTTAACGAATCATCTACAACTAAAATAGTGGGAGTAGAGATTTTTTGTTTAGCAGTTACTTTTACTTCAATATGTGTCTTTTTGGCAGATTTCATTATATCAAATACATCTAAGATAAGGATTACTTCGCCATCTCCCCAGATAGTCGCACCGGCAATATTATCCGGTTTTTTTAAATAACCGCCCAGACTTTTGATAACTATTTCTTGTTCACTAATAACTTCATCTACTCCAAATCCAATAGATTCACCTGCAAGATGAATTATAATCATAAACATTTCGCGATTGGTAAGTATTTCATTTTCTTTTTTTAATCCAAGTAGTTTATCGAGTTTGACAAAAGGGATAGTAACACCATCAACGATAACTACTTCTTTATCACCAATCAGTTTTATATCATTTGTTGATAGATTAACTATTTTTTTTACTTCTGAAGTTGGGAAAATGAATAATTGCCCCTGGGATTTAACAATTAGTCCTAAAGTAATACTTAAGGTTAAGGGCATGCGTAAAGTAAATTTTGTGCCTTTACCTACTTCTGTCTGGATGTTAATCGAACCTTTAAGTCGTTCAATGTTTTCTTTAACAACATTCATTCCCACGCCTCGTCCGGAGATATCTGTGATTTTTTCACTGGTAGAGAATCCTGGGGCGAAGATAAGGTAAATAGCGTTTTCATCAGTAATTTTCTCTGCTTGTTCAGGGGTAATCAGATTTTTCTTTAAGGCAATTCGTTTTATGACACGAGGGTCTATGCCTCGACCGTCATCGGACATTTCAATAATTATACTTGCTCCTTCCTGTCGGGCAGAAAAGCATATTTTCCCGGTTCGTGGTTTACCAAGCAATGCCCTTTCTTCTGGCGTTTCGATTCCATGGTCAATACAATTGCGGACTAAATGCATCAGTGGGTCTTTTATTTCCTCCAGTATCTTTTTATCAAGTCCTGTTTTTTCACCTCTAATTTCTAAATTTATCTCTTTATCATATTCTTCAGCCATATCCCGCACGACTCTTGGGAAAAGGTCAAAAATAGTCGATACTGGTAACATCCTTATTTTAATGACCATATCTTCCAATTCATTAGTTAAAATATTCAAGTCATCCAGTCCCTCTGCGTATTTTCTTAATAAATTAGTTGTTCCGTCTTTTAGTCTCTGGTGTGAAAGGGATAATTTTATTATCTCTTCTTTAAATCCATTGGCTCTTTCCTTTAGTTGGTCGAGGAATAATATTTGTTCTTTCATTAATTCAGATATATCCTTTATGTGCATCAACAGGGCATCTAATTTGCCGCGGTTAATAATCATTTCTCCACTTAAATTCAGGAGTTTATCAAGTTTGCTTACTTCAACACGGATTGTTTCTTCAAAGCCTACTTTTTCATGTCGAATTTCTTGGGCTACACCTTCGACTAACCGAATTTTTCTCTCAGTCTTTTTCCTTTCACGAATTAACTTTCCGGTGCAGGCTTGAATTAATTCATCACAAAGAGAATCGACATCAATATCTACTTCTTTTTTAGAGATTTCTGCCTCTAACAGAATTTTAATTGAATCAAGGCATTCAAACAGCAAATCATTTATTTGTGGGGTGAGATTGAATTGTTTTTCTTTGATTCTACCGAGCAGGTCTTCCATCTGGTGGGCGATGCGGTTAATTTTGGTCAAACCGACCATTTTCGCCGAGCCTTTTAAGGTATGTGCTTCACGAAATACCTCATTGAGTAGCTCAGCATCATCTGGATTTTGTTCCAGGTTTAAGAGTTTATTATTGAGGTTATTAAGTCGTTCATCAGTTTCTTCTTTAAATTTCGCTAAAAATATAGATTTATCAAATTTTCCAGCCATTTCTCTAACTCCAAATGGAATAGTGGAGTAATGGATTTGATTTTATCACTTCAACACTCCAATTCCTGTCTTTATCCTTCTAATTTAAATTTCTCAATTGCTACTTTTAGGTCTTCGGCTAAAGTATTTAATTCAGAAACAGAGGTAATAGATTGATGGCTTGAGGCGGCTGATTGTTTAGATACTTCAGCGATTTCGTGCATTGTTGCTACGACTTGTTCTGAGGCAGTTCTTTGCTGTTGGGTGGCAACCGAGATTTGTTTTGAGGCTTTAGTTGTCTGGTCAACCATATCGAGTATCTCTTCTAAAGATTCCCCTGCTTTTTGAGCCAATTTTACGCCTTCATCTACCTTTTTCACATCTTCTTCTATCGCCATAACCGATTGAGAGGCTAATGTCTGAATTTCAGAGGCTATTTCTTTAATTGTTTTAGTCGATTCAACAACATTTTCGGCTAATTTTTTGACTTCAACGGCGACTACCGCAAATCCTCTGCCTGCTTCTCCAGCTCTTGAAGCCTCAATAGCGGCATTAAAGGCAATAAGTTTTGTTTCTGCGGCAATATTATTGATAAGTTCTAATATTTCGCCTATTTTTTGAGACCTCTCGCCCAGTGTCAGGATGCGTCTGGCACCGGCTTCAGTTGTTTCCTTTATTTTACCCATACTGAGAATTACATCCTGTACTCCATCCTGTCCTGTTTGAGCACTTTGTAATGTTTCCTCAGCTATTCTGGCGACTGCATCGGCATTTTCTGCTATTTGTTTTGAGGTGCTGGATAGCTCTTCAACAGTAACCGTAACCTGGGAAACCGAAGCGGCCTGTTCACTTGCCCCACTTGATTGTTCCTGAGCCGTGGCTAAAATTTCACTGCCCGCAGAACTTATTTGAAGCGAAGCCTCTTTTAAATGGTAAATTAATTTCCTCAAATCTTCAAGCATTTTATTAATGATAATTGTCATTTGTTCAAGTTCATTTG
Coding sequences within:
- a CDS encoding Rpn family recombination-promoting nuclease/putative transposase — its product is DVKTDFAFKKVFGSKQSKDILINFINSVVKFKDGSIIEDLTIVDPYQIPLLKGMKDTYVDVKAILSDGSGVIIEMQILNYEGLEKRILYNAAKAYSTQLLCGDEFYLLNPIIAITITDFEMFSEWTKVISYFRLIEKDELVEYSGDIELIFIELPKFKKEESELSDWTDKWIYFIKNAGKLNYIPKTLGMSKEIKKAFEIANQASLSAKELEIQHKRKDFIYIQKASISYAEKKGLKQGLQQGLEQGIQQGIQQGLQQGLQQGLQQGEYRKAIETAKSMYKKGFKLEMIAEITGLSDEEINRVVRVAN
- a CDS encoding methyl-accepting chemotaxis protein, producing the protein FLLNEKRKHIVEIPQEIPTITEVHKPDYQEDVTRGRYITYAPIKKSNWTLGTVCYMKDFDAPITKMWNLLLIFTVIIFVVGYIYAYFVTTDATIPLHNLIKSSQRIADGDLSHVVTVVTSDEIGLLSNIFNRMMQNLRNSMEQLHDHAQTRSVEKKNLQDNIKNLAGIIERIASGDLTQAVKIEGANELEQMTIIINKMLEDLRKLIYHLKEASLQISSAGSEILATAQEQSSGASEQAASVSQVTVTVEELSSTSKQIAENADAVARIAEETLQSAQTGQDGVQDVILSMGKIKETTEAGARRILTLGERSQKIGEILELINNIAAETKLIAFNAAIEASRAGEAGRGFAVVAVEVKKLAENVVESTKTIKEIASEIQTLASQSVMAIEEDVKKVDEGVKLAQKAGESLEEILDMVDQTTKASKQISVATQQQRTASEQVVATMHEIAEVSKQSAASSHQSITSVSELNTLAEDLKVAIEKFKLEG
- a CDS encoding hybrid sensor histidine kinase/response regulator — encoded protein: MAGKFDKSIFLAKFKEETDERLNNLNNKLLNLEQNPDDAELLNEVFREAHTLKGSAKMVGLTKINRIAHQMEDLLGRIKEKQFNLTPQINDLLFECLDSIKILLEAEISKKEVDIDVDSLCDELIQACTGKLIRERKKTERKIRLVEGVAQEIRHEKVGFEETIRVEVSKLDKLLNLSGEMIINRGKLDALLMHIKDISELMKEQILFLDQLKERANGFKEEIIKLSLSHQRLKDGTTNLLRKYAEGLDDLNILTNELEDMVIKIRMLPVSTIFDLFPRVVRDMAEEYDKEINLEIRGEKTGLDKKILEEIKDPLMHLVRNCIDHGIETPEERALLGKPRTGKICFSARQEGASIIIEMSDDGRGIDPRVIKRIALKKNLITPEQAEKITDENAIYLIFAPGFSTSEKITDISGRGVGMNVVKENIERLKGSINIQTEVGKGTKFTLRMPLTLSITLGLIVKSQGQLFIFPTSEVKKIVNLSTNDIKLIGDKEVVIVDGVTIPFVKLDKLLGLKKENEILTNREMFMIIIHLAGESIGFGVDEVISEQEIVIKSLGGYLKKPDNIAGATIWGDGEVILILDVFDIMKSAKKTHIEVKVTAKQKISTPTILVVDDSLTTRELEKNILESVGYNVEMAIDGLQALGKIKQKRYDLVITDITMPGMNGFELTAAIKKDEKCKDIPVIMVTSEEKDEDRKRGIEVGAHAYIIKSGFDQKGLLDIIERMVER
- a CDS encoding DUF3786 domain-containing protein, yielding MNGLDVAWNRLLEMEHSLVCKRAQVEFKEGKYLIEFLKDLYQIELQTMKINIPSSPSSKINFDLALVLLTYLTQAKEINLSNKWVSPRDLKSGYLFFTGTHSLEDSIFLEKFGHAPNRLFEVGVKLGAKPASYGDKSIILFPLPRIPLLYLIWTGDDEFEPGMSILLDSTAEFHLPLDILYALIRITTKKLGNYSATDGHG